Proteins from a genomic interval of Pseudomonas versuta:
- a CDS encoding acyl-CoA synthetase family protein, whose translation MNWIKLEQLLLKGYTQRAVSFDPALDHATLREQALSLAGGLQQRGVQRIAVHLEDAAELAIALLGAWRAGVSVLLPADLQAQTRQRWDAQVDLWITQGSELQALYAAPLPAAALDLDGCRLSLCTSGSSGEPKRIDKTLRQMANEVEALEQLWGSELGDACIIASVAAQHIYGLLFRVLWPLCAGRSFVRQQLAFPEDMQRVSREHPAFAWIASPALLKRMGDNLDWAALSPVRRVFSSGGALPAEAAHALHQRLGQWPTEIFGSSETGGIAWRQGPTLWQPFADVQLSQGEDGALRIASTYLPPGHIEHSADAARIEADGRFELLGRLDRIVKLEEKRISLPMLEQALMAHDWVLEARLGVVRENRASLGALLVLSDSGLFALREHGRRTLTQTLRQHLSQHCEALALPRRWRLLHQLPLTSQGKLAQSQVDALLLAPRPKRPEVLSQHLVDGVWSLSLAVPPDLAFFSGHFPKTPVLPGVVQVDWAIGLGQQLLDLPPRFAGMEVLKFQQLVRPGDQIELTLRFDPERSKLHFVYRHGDAACSSGRIVLAVHDSRSGSSDTKGPAHA comes from the coding sequence ATGAACTGGATAAAACTTGAGCAGTTATTGCTCAAGGGCTACACGCAACGGGCGGTCAGCTTCGACCCGGCCCTGGATCACGCCACCCTGCGCGAGCAGGCACTGAGCCTGGCAGGTGGCTTGCAGCAGCGCGGCGTGCAACGGATTGCCGTACACCTGGAGGATGCCGCCGAGCTGGCGATCGCCTTGCTCGGTGCCTGGCGGGCCGGCGTCAGCGTGTTACTGCCCGCCGACCTGCAAGCGCAAACCCGGCAACGCTGGGATGCCCAGGTTGACCTGTGGATAACTCAAGGCAGCGAACTGCAGGCGCTGTATGCCGCCCCTCTGCCTGCTGCCGCGCTGGATCTCGACGGGTGCCGGCTGAGCCTGTGTACCTCGGGCTCCAGCGGTGAGCCCAAGCGCATCGACAAGACCCTGCGCCAGATGGCCAATGAAGTTGAGGCGCTGGAGCAACTGTGGGGCAGTGAGCTGGGCGATGCCTGCATCATCGCCAGCGTGGCCGCACAGCATATCTATGGCCTGTTGTTCCGGGTGCTCTGGCCGCTGTGTGCGGGCCGCAGTTTTGTGCGTCAGCAACTGGCGTTCCCCGAAGACATGCAACGCGTCAGCCGCGAGCACCCGGCCTTTGCCTGGATTGCCAGCCCGGCCCTGCTCAAGCGCATGGGCGACAACCTCGACTGGGCCGCGCTGAGCCCGGTACGCCGGGTGTTTTCCTCGGGTGGCGCCTTGCCCGCCGAAGCCGCGCACGCCTTGCACCAGCGCCTGGGCCAATGGCCCACGGAAATTTTCGGCAGTTCTGAAACCGGTGGTATCGCCTGGCGACAGGGCCCGACCCTGTGGCAACCGTTTGCCGATGTACAGCTCAGTCAGGGCGAAGACGGCGCGCTACGCATCGCCTCCACCTACCTGCCCCCAGGCCATATTGAACACAGCGCCGATGCAGCACGTATCGAAGCCGACGGGCGCTTCGAATTGCTCGGGCGCCTTGACCGTATCGTCAAACTCGAAGAAAAACGCATCTCTCTGCCAATGTTGGAACAGGCACTGATGGCACACGACTGGGTGCTTGAAGCCCGCTTGGGTGTCGTGCGGGAAAACCGGGCTTCGCTCGGCGCCTTGCTGGTCCTGAGCGACAGCGGCCTGTTTGCCTTGCGTGAACATGGCCGCCGCACGCTGACCCAGACCCTGCGCCAGCACCTGAGCCAGCACTGCGAAGCACTGGCTTTGCCGCGTCGCTGGCGCTTGCTGCACCAGCTGCCCCTCACCAGCCAGGGCAAACTGGCGCAGTCCCAGGTCGATGCGTTGCTGCTGGCGCCACGGCCCAAACGGCCCGAAGTTCTGAGCCAACACCTGGTCGACGGGGTGTGGTCCCTGAGCCTGGCGGTGCCCCCGGACCTGGCTTTTTTTAGCGGTCACTTTCCCAAAACCCCGGTGCTGCCAGGGGTGGTGCAAGTGGACTGGGCCATCGGCCTGGGCCAGCAACTGCTCGACCTGCCACCGCGGTTTGCCGGGATGGAAGTGCTCAAATTCCAGCAACTGGTGCGCCCCGGCGACCAAATTGAGCTGACCCTGCGTTTTGACCCTGAGCGCAGCAAATTGCACTTCGTCTATCGCCATGGCGACGCCGCCTGCTCCAGTGGGCGCATTGTCCTGGCCGTCCATGACAGCCGCAGTGGGAGCAGCGACACAAAGGGGCCTGCCCATGCATAA
- a CDS encoding glycosyltransferase family 2 protein produces the protein MHNPCAVIPVYNHETAVPAVVDALLAAGLPCVLVDDASSPACSAVLEQLAQGEGIHLVHLAVNQGKGGAVMAGLREASALGFTHALQVDADGQHDLRDVATFIQASQLNPQALICGYPQYDASVPKGRLYARYLTHVWVWINSLSLQIPDSMCGFRVYPLPATLALINSVKLGKRMDFDPEILVRLAWRNQPMRWLATRVHYPQDGLSHFRLFHDNALISAMHTKLFFGMLIRFPVILWRRWQT, from the coding sequence ATGCATAACCCCTGCGCGGTGATCCCGGTCTACAACCACGAAACCGCCGTGCCTGCAGTGGTTGATGCGCTGCTCGCCGCCGGTTTGCCCTGCGTGCTGGTGGACGACGCCAGCAGCCCCGCGTGCAGTGCCGTCCTCGAACAGCTGGCGCAAGGCGAAGGCATTCATCTGGTCCACCTGGCGGTCAATCAAGGCAAGGGCGGCGCGGTCATGGCCGGTCTGCGCGAAGCCTCTGCGCTGGGCTTTACCCACGCCCTGCAGGTGGACGCCGATGGCCAGCACGACCTGCGCGACGTGGCGACCTTTATCCAGGCCTCGCAACTCAACCCCCAAGCGCTGATTTGCGGCTATCCGCAATATGACGCCAGTGTGCCCAAAGGCCGTTTGTACGCGCGCTACCTGACCCACGTCTGGGTGTGGATCAACAGCCTGTCGCTGCAAATCCCCGATTCGATGTGCGGCTTTCGGGTCTACCCGCTGCCTGCAACCCTGGCCCTGATCAACTCGGTCAAACTGGGCAAGCGCATGGACTTCGACCCCGAAATCCTGGTGCGCCTGGCCTGGCGCAATCAACCGATGCGCTGGTTGGCGACCCGGGTCCATTACCCCCAGGACGGTCTCTCGCACTTTCGCCTGTTCCACGACAACGCGTTGATCAGCGCCATGCACACCAAGCTTTTCTTCGGCATGCTGATCCGTTTTCCGGTCATTCTCTGGAGACGCTGGCAGACATGA
- a CDS encoding glycosyl transferase → MSDAQQHWAEHKERGNFWLMKLTSLGIKLLGRRLLTPVLYGIVLYFFVFGRRARHSIWCYQQRLADWSGQPALRPSHWKVFRQFMAFADALLDKLDIWNGRLRIEDIEIVDPARLRDQLRGERGQMLVGAHLGNLEVCRALAELGEKVTMNVLVHTRHAEQFNRLLGEAGATNLRLIQVSELNPGVMLQLSQRLENGEWLAIAGDRVPLHGGRNVQVDFLGHPAPFPQGPWLLAGLLKCPVNLLFCLKREGRYRVILEPFADAVLWRRSDRQQVIADWATRYAERLGHYCLEAPHQWFNFYPFWKADDDATP, encoded by the coding sequence ATGAGCGATGCACAACAGCATTGGGCTGAGCACAAGGAGCGCGGCAATTTCTGGTTGATGAAGCTCACCTCCCTGGGCATCAAACTGCTTGGCCGCCGCCTGCTGACGCCGGTGTTGTATGGCATCGTGCTGTACTTCTTTGTCTTCGGCCGCCGCGCTCGCCACAGCATTTGGTGCTACCAGCAACGGCTGGCCGACTGGAGCGGGCAACCCGCCTTGCGCCCCTCTCACTGGAAGGTGTTCCGCCAGTTCATGGCATTTGCCGACGCGCTGCTGGACAAGCTCGACATCTGGAATGGCCGGCTCAGGATTGAAGACATCGAAATCGTCGACCCGGCCCGCCTGCGTGATCAACTGCGCGGCGAGCGCGGGCAAATGCTGGTGGGCGCGCATCTGGGCAACCTTGAGGTGTGCCGCGCACTCGCCGAGCTGGGCGAAAAGGTCACCATGAACGTGCTGGTGCACACCCGCCACGCCGAGCAATTCAATCGCCTGCTGGGCGAAGCCGGGGCCACCAACCTGCGGCTGATCCAGGTCAGCGAACTCAACCCCGGGGTCATGCTGCAGCTAAGCCAGCGCCTGGAAAACGGCGAGTGGCTGGCAATTGCCGGTGACCGGGTACCGCTGCATGGCGGGCGCAATGTGCAGGTCGATTTTTTAGGCCACCCGGCGCCCTTCCCCCAAGGCCCGTGGCTGCTGGCCGGGCTGCTCAAGTGCCCGGTCAATTTACTGTTTTGCCTCAAGCGCGAAGGCCGTTACCGAGTGATCCTCGAACCCTTCGCCGATGCCGTGCTGTGGCGGCGCAGCGACCGCCAGCAAGTGATTGCCGACTGGGCCACCCGCTACGCCGAACGCCTGGGCCATTACTGCCTTGAAGCGCCACACCAGTGGTTCAACTTTTACCCTTTCTGGAAAGCCGATGACGACGCAACCCCATGA
- a CDS encoding HAL/PAL/TAL family ammonia-lyase → MTTQPHEPVTFGQTPLRIEDVLALANRQVPSRLQDDDAYRERIARGARFLDSLLDKEGVIYGVTTGYGDSCVVAVPLEHVEALPRHLYTFHGCGLGKLLDAQATRAVLAARLQSLCHGVSGVRIELLERLQAFIAHDILPLIPEEGSVGASGDLTPLSYVAATLSGEREVLFNGERRLAADVHRELGWAPLVLRPKEALALMNGTAVMTGLACLAYARADYLLKLATRITALNVVALQGNPEHFDERLFAAKPHPGQMQVAAWIRQDLAIDAPTAPLHRLQDRYSLRCAPHVLGVLADSLNWLRSFIEIELNSANDNPIIDAEEERVLHGGHFYGGHIAFAMDSLKTLVANVADLLDRQLALLVDVRYNHGLPSNLSGATAERAMLNHGFKAVQIGTSAWTAEALKNTMPASVFSRSTECHNQDKVSMGTIAARDAIRVLELTEQVAAAALLAANQGVWLRSRGEDARPLPPALAHMHAELAKDFPPVVEDRALEAELRLCLARIAQQHWRLHA, encoded by the coding sequence ATGACGACGCAACCCCATGAGCCAGTAACCTTCGGCCAAACCCCATTGCGCATTGAAGACGTGCTGGCGCTGGCCAATCGTCAGGTGCCCTCCCGTCTGCAAGACGACGACGCCTATCGCGAGCGCATCGCCAGGGGCGCGCGTTTTCTCGATTCGTTGCTGGACAAGGAAGGCGTGATCTACGGCGTGACCACCGGTTACGGCGATTCATGTGTGGTGGCGGTGCCGCTGGAGCATGTCGAAGCGTTGCCGCGTCATCTCTATACCTTTCATGGCTGCGGGCTGGGCAAACTGCTCGACGCCCAGGCCACCCGCGCCGTGCTCGCGGCGCGTTTGCAGTCGCTGTGCCATGGCGTGTCCGGGGTACGCATCGAGCTGCTGGAGCGCCTGCAGGCCTTCATCGCCCACGACATCCTGCCGCTGATCCCGGAAGAAGGCTCGGTCGGCGCCAGCGGTGATCTGACCCCGCTGTCCTACGTGGCCGCCACCCTGTCCGGCGAGCGCGAAGTGCTGTTCAACGGCGAACGCCGCCTGGCGGCTGACGTCCACCGCGAGCTGGGCTGGGCCCCGCTGGTACTGCGGCCCAAGGAAGCGCTGGCGCTGATGAACGGCACCGCCGTGATGACCGGCCTCGCGTGCCTGGCCTATGCCCGCGCCGACTACCTGCTCAAGCTGGCGACCCGCATCACTGCGCTCAACGTCGTTGCGCTGCAGGGCAACCCTGAGCATTTCGACGAGCGCCTGTTCGCCGCCAAACCGCATCCGGGGCAAATGCAAGTCGCCGCATGGATTCGCCAGGACCTGGCCATCGACGCCCCGACCGCGCCATTGCATCGTCTGCAAGACCGCTACTCGCTGCGCTGCGCCCCCCATGTACTGGGCGTGCTGGCCGACAGCCTGAACTGGCTGCGGTCGTTTATCGAGATCGAACTCAACAGTGCCAACGACAACCCGATCATCGACGCCGAAGAAGAACGCGTGCTGCACGGCGGGCATTTCTACGGCGGCCATATCGCCTTTGCCATGGACAGCCTCAAGACTCTGGTCGCCAATGTCGCCGACCTGCTGGACCGCCAGCTCGCACTGCTGGTGGACGTGCGTTACAACCACGGCCTGCCGAGCAATTTGTCGGGCGCGACGGCGGAACGGGCCATGCTCAACCACGGCTTCAAGGCGGTGCAGATCGGCACCAGTGCCTGGACCGCCGAGGCCCTGAAAAACACCATGCCGGCCAGCGTGTTTTCGCGTTCCACCGAATGCCACAACCAGGACAAGGTGAGCATGGGCACCATCGCCGCCCGCGATGCGATCCGCGTGCTGGAGCTGACCGAACAAGTGGCCGCCGCAGCCCTGCTGGCCGCCAACCAAGGTGTGTGGCTGCGCAGCCGTGGTGAAGATGCCCGCCCGCTACCGCCGGCACTGGCGCATATGCACGCCGAACTGGCCAAGGACTTCCCGCCCGTGGTTGAAGACCGCGCCCTAGAAGCCGAACTGCGCCTGTGCCTGGCACGGATCGCCCAACAACACTGGAGGCTGCATGCGTAG
- a CDS encoding acyl-CoA thioesterase: MRSKGVLHVDTEILVPFFDIDTMHVVWHGHYVKYLEVARCALLDHIGHNYTHMLDAGYAWPVIDMQLRYVRGATFGQRINVRASLVEWENRLKINYLISDLASGERLTRACTVQVAVQIASREMQLASPKCFTDAVARVLP, encoded by the coding sequence ATGCGTAGCAAAGGCGTTCTGCACGTTGACACTGAAATTCTGGTGCCGTTTTTCGACATCGATACCATGCACGTGGTGTGGCACGGGCATTACGTCAAATACCTGGAAGTGGCGCGCTGCGCGCTGCTGGACCACATCGGCCACAACTACACCCACATGCTCGACGCGGGGTATGCCTGGCCGGTGATCGACATGCAGCTGCGTTATGTGCGCGGCGCCACCTTTGGCCAGCGGATCAACGTACGCGCCAGCCTGGTGGAGTGGGAGAACCGCTTGAAGATCAATTATCTGATCAGCGACCTGGCCAGCGGCGAACGCCTGACCCGCGCCTGCACCGTGCAGGTTGCGGTGCAGATTGCCAGTCGCGAAATGCAACTGGCGTCGCCCAAATGCTTTACCGACGCCGTCGC